GTTCCTGGCTCAGGTACAACAGCGGTAATGATGGGTGCGCTGCTAATGCTGGGTATTCAGCCTGGTCCAATGCTGTTCACTCAGTACCCTGAAACGGCATGGGGTCTGATTGCAAGTATGTTTGTTGCGAACTTTATCCTTGCGATTGTAAACATCCCGCTGGCAGGTGCTCTGGTACGTGTACTGGCAATTCCACCTAAAGTACTGTACCCGATTGTACTGGGTCTTGCGTTTATCGGTTGTTACGCTATCAGTAACTCGGTTGTTGACTTCTATATCCTTGTTATCCTTGGTGTGGCAGGTGTTGTGATGAAGCGTGCAAATATCCCGACAGCGCCAATGATTCTGGCGGTCATCGTGGGCGGTACCATGGAGCAGTCGTTCCGTCAGGCATACCGTATTTCTAACCAGGATCTGTCGGTATTTGGCCACTCAACAGTAGCTCAGGTTCTGATTGCGATTACTGTACTTTCGATTGCTCTGCCAATCATTGGTATGCTTCGTAGCCGAAAAGCAGAAGCTCAGACTGCATAAGAAAATTTATCGATAAAATACAGGCCAGTCCGGAGTTATTACCGGGCTGGCCTGTCTGTTTTTAAACTGTCCAAATAAATAAATTCATAAACACCATATAAAAAATATTTTCCTTGTTAATCACATGACGTAAGTCATGCTTTTGGCTTAAAAATAGGCGGATAATTCGTTCGTACACTAACTATTTGAGAGAGACCGGTGCTTGATTCATACCACTTTGAGAAAGTAATCAACGGCAGCAGCAAAAAGATGGATAGAGTGCGTGCATTTCTGGACAAAATGGATCTGGGAGTGGACGTGGATGTCGAGTTTTTTGTTGTGGCGTACCATGAGTACAGCATTGTTGGTTGCGGTGGTTTAGCCGGGAATACGATAAAATCTGTCGCCGTTGACGATTCACATCAGGGCAACGGACTCTCAACCAAACTGCTTACCGAACTGGTCACTCAGGCCTACGATATGGGCCGGTATAATCTGTTTATCTATACTAAGCCTGAAAATTATCAGATGTTCCATAATGCGGGTTTCTACCTGCTTACTTCGGTAAAAGACCGCGTAATTCTTCTGGAAAACAGTAAAAATCGCCTTCAGCGTTACTGCAATAAGCTCGCGACGCTAAGACAGCAGGGCGATAAGATCGGCAGTATTGTAATGAATGCCAACCCGTTCACTCTGGGGCACAGATACCTTGTAGAACGTGCATCTAAAGAGTCAGACTGGGTTCATCTGTTTGTGGTGAAAGAGGACAGTTCCTTCTTTAATTATGAAGACCGCCTGAATATGATTCGTGCCGGTGTGGAAGAATTTGGCAATGTGATTGTTCACCCGGGATCCGACTATATGATCTCCCGTGCGACTTTTCCGAGCTATTTCCTGAAAGACGAAGGCATTATTAACTTTGCCCATACCGCGATAGATCTACAGTTGTTCCGTAGCTATCTGGCTCCGGCACTGGGTATTACCCACCGGTTTGTGGGTACAGAGCCTATCTGCAAGGTGACTAACTTCTATAACCAGCAGATGCATCAGTGGCTGGCAACGCCAACGCTGGAGTCTGATCCTATTTCCCTGATTGAAATTCCACGCTGTGAAGAAGCAGAGTTGCCGATTTCAGCGTCTCTTGTACGTAATCTGCTGTTCCAGAACCGCTGGGATGACATTAAGAAGATTGTTCCGGTGACCACCTTCGATTATCTGAGAGAGCTGTTCAGCGAAGAGACTTCTGCGTATCAGGCAAAACGCGAGCAGGCTAAGCTTAATCCTTCAGTTCAGTTAAGTCTGGAAGCTTAGCCCGGCTCTGATTATTTGTGGGTTTCGTGTTCTATTTTCTGAGCAAATACTTCCCCCAGATAATTATCCTTTGCCACAATTTTTCTGAGTTTTTCAATATCCAGCCAGATCACCTCTACCACAGAGAGTGCTTTGGCGCTGCACTTATAATTTCCCGCAAGAAAGGCGTAAAGGCCAAGCAACTGACCACAGGATAAAACCTCTTCGTTAGTGGTGGAAAGAATATCCACTTTGCCGTGCATAATTACTGCAACCGATGACGCGGCCTTGTTCTGGCGGAATATCAGTTCGCCTTCATTATAGATCTGCCTTTTGGCAATTTTCCCCAGAGAAATCAGGGTTCGTTTATGTATGCCTTTAGCCCAGGGCATGGATGCGAGCTGTTCGCTGATCTCTTTTACGCTGACATTGTGCGGTTTAGGCTTCAGGTGAGCGAGCCTGGTCTCTATCTCCATGGTCAGATGTTCGGATTCACTTTTATCCAGTACGCCTTCCTCAACCAGTTTATGCAGATAAACCCGCTCCAGATTGAGCATCAGGCACTGCGCAGAGTGGGTTTCCAGACTGAATGAAAGATCCGGGAAGTTTTCTCTTAATTCCTGAATGTAACGGCGGGTAAAGCGCTTGTTCAGGTCGATATCTTTTAGCGTGTCGTCGGCATCTTTAGGGGTCGGAGCCAGTGACGGGATAAATTTCTCCATCTCTTTCTGCGCCATCAGAAATCCACGGGCCGTATCATAGTTAAGGGCCAGCTTTTCAAAGGAGAAGTGGATGATAACGCGATTCATCAGTGAGAACTGATTAAACCAGCGCATATAGCCGGGGGTATTCCAGGAGCGGAACAGAGTCTGCCTTGGCGATATCTGCGGGTTGTCATCAAGGGCAACTTCAACGGCGTTGATAAGTTGCCGGGTTGTCATGCCATTTAGTACGCCTTGTTTAAACTGGGTCCAGTAAAACTGACGTTCGCTCTCCAGCAAACGGCGGTGAAAGGCGATACGCAGGTCCGATTCGCTGCATTTCTGGCTGCTGCTCTTTTCATCCGGCGCTTTTACATCGTTAAGTGGTTTGGTCAGCTCTCGCCAGTTGGCCCGCTGCAAAAATTCGTTCTTCTGTATTTCTGGAAGCTCGGTCAGCAGGCGTTGTTTCAGAGTAAACTGCGCCTTGTCCAGACTGGCCTGTTTGGCTGGTGGCAGCTTGTCCAGTCCCAGATACCTGAGAACCATGGTCATGGTGCTGGAGTTGATAACTATGGTCAGCACAACAATGCCAGCGGTGAGAAACAGGATCTGGTCAGCGACTTCTTTGGGTATCACTTTGTCCTGAGCGATAATAAGTGCCAGCGCCAGTGCCACCGCTCCGCGAAGCCCCCCCCAGACCAGAACAATGGCTTTCTGTTTATTGATACCAATGCCGATGCGTTTTAGCAGCGGCATAAAGATAACCACGGACGTTGCCCGGATTAGCTGAATTGCAACATAAAGCCCTGCCAGGGTTATCCACCACTCCATCACATCCAGCCGGATCCGGGATGCGATGATGATACCAACCAGAATAAAGATCAGGGTATTGGCAACATGCGCCATCATTTCCCAGAAGCGGTGCAGGAATCCGGACACTTCCGGAGAAATACGGGTACGGCCAATACTGGCAAGAAGCAGCCCAAGGGTGACAACCGCAACCACACCGGAGACATGGAACATATTCTCCGCAATAAAGTAGGCAATATAGGCGGCTGAGATGGTGAGGGTTATTTCTATCACAGGTTTATTGAACAGATTACCCACCCACCAGAGCACAATCAGGCCGGTAAGCAGGCCAGTCAGCATGCCAAAAATAACCACAGATAGAAAGTTACCGGAAATATTCAGCATGCTTATCCCGCTTTCGCCCTGAGCAGTAAGCAGACCATAAAACAGAGTGAAAAGAACGATGGCGGTACCGTCGTTCAGGAGTGACTCGCCTTCTATCAGAGTCTCCAGACGCTTACGTGAGCTGACCTCTTTTAGCAGTGCCACCACAGCAACCGGATCGGTTGCGCTGATAAGTGCACCAAACAAAAAGCAGACAGTCCAGCTCCACTCCCATGGAAAGAAATAGTAAGCCAGAGCGGCGGTCAGGCTTGTTGCTATGATAAGCCCCGGCACGGCAAGTATCAGGATTTGGCTGAACATCCGCTTGAACAGGTGCGTTTCCATGGCAAAGGCTGACTCAAAAATCAGCGTAGGAAGAAACAGAAGCAGGATAAGGTGCGGGTCAACCTGTGCCAGTCCTGTTAATGCCAGATTGAGTTCAGGCAGATTTTGCTGCATATGAGCACTGCGGCTATATAAACCTATGCATAACCCGGCCAGAAGAAGAACAACACTATAAGGAGAGATTAGTAATCTTGGCAGGGACTTAACCAGAGCACCAAGCAAAAGGGACAAGATGACGAACATCAGGATCAGGACGCTGTTGTCTAAGTGCATAGTATCCCCCAGAATAGAGTAATAACTATCACTTAGTTTAGTTCAGCGAAGCGAGCTTAACGTGCAAAAGCACTGATTTCTCAGAATACTGACAAATAGTTTGAAACGAATGATATGGCGAACCTTACCTCAGAAGGGATCTTCCGGCTTATTTTTTTCTGTTGAATGGATTGGTGTTGCAGGGTTGGTCTGGCTCTCAGGCTTGCTGCCCAAAAGTCTTCCCAGATCATCTAAATAGTTTTCTGTATCCGCTATCAGTTTATCAAGCTCATCTGAAAACTTATCAATATCAGCCATAATAATTCCACCTGAAGCCAAGTAAGAGGAATAACATACACTATATACCTCTTTAGTAGTAAGTGGCATTTTGCTGATTTTTAACCCTATATCTCATTTTTTGATCAGGCGCTGATTAATACTCTCTCTTACGCGGATATTTATGTGACCAGAAACGGAAATAGAAAGCCCTCAGGCCTTGTTTGGCAAAGAGGGCTAAAAGTGTTGTTGCTTAATCCAGATACATCTTAGAGCCGGGTTAGTTTTCAGAAGCTTCCTCAAAGTAGCCGCCACGATGCATCTTTCTTTCCGCGATTTTTTGCGCTGCATCAAGGGCTTGCTTGTATCCAATCTTACCATCCAGAGCTTCAGCGACCTTTTGAGCTGTAATACCGCCGATAGAGATAAACTCAGGAATCGAAACATACTGAATACCCTGATACGGAGACTCATAGAAGGTATTCTCAATTGGGTCTGCTGAACTTAAAGCGTGCAGCTCAGAGTTGGCAAATTTACCGGCAACCTTGAGAAATTCCTGATTCTCATAGGTAGACTGGCGTGTGCCGGTCGGAACGTTTGACCAGCCGTTATGTTTGGCGACCAGCTCAATGTATTCTTTCGAAGTTGCCCAGGAGATAAAGTCCTGTGCGGCCTGAAGCTTTTTAGAACCCTTTGGTATAGCCAGAGCCCATGCCCACAGCCAGTTCGCTCCCTTTTTAGTGACTTGATACGGAGCCTGAGCAAAGTGCCACTCATCGGCGATGTCACTCTTGGATTTGTCAGAGATAAAGGAAGCTGCAATGGAAGCATCAACCCAGATACCACATTTGCCTTCTCGGGAAAGGGACAAAATCTCGTTAAAGCTGTTTTTAACCGAGTTTTCCGGGCCGTAATCACGTAGCAGATCAATATAGAAGCTGACCGCGTCCTGCCACTGGCGGGAGTTAATTTGCGGATTCCAGTCCATATCAAACCACTGACCGCCAAAACCGTTAACCATAGTAGTAACCAGGGCCATGTTATCACCCCAGCCTGGTTTTCCTCTCAGGCAGATACCGTAAACGCCGTTTTCAGGATCATGTATTTTGGCCGCAATATCGCGAACCTGTTCCCATGTAGGGCGCTCACTCATAGCCAGACCATGCTTTTCAAGCAGATCCTTACGGTACATTGTTATGGAGCTTTCACCATAAAACGGGGCGGCATACAGGTTATCATTCAGTGATAAGCCGTCTCTTACGGCTGGAAGAAGATCGTCCAGATCATATTTGGCAGAAGGCTCCAGCGGGGTCAGCCAGTTGCGCTGTGCCCAGATAGGCGTTTCATACATGCCTATGGTGACAACATCATAATTGCCGGTTTCTGCTGCAATATCCGCAATAACGCGCATACGCAGACTGCCTTCTTTGAAGACATGCCATTTTAGTTTTACATCCGGGTACAGCTTTTCGTATTCAGAAGAGAGCTTCTGCATTTCGATCATATGACCGTTGTTTACTGTAGCGATGTTTAATTCCATCGAATTAACGGTGAAACCAGGTAAGCTGGTCAGCACGGCAATACAGGGAAGTAATCGTTTTAAATTCATTGTCTTACTCCAGATAATGAATAAAGTAAAATGGCGAATAGCAAAGTTATTTATTATAGAATTAAATAATAAGTATTTGTCATTTATAGTATTAATTCAAATAGAGAAGCCAAAATAACGCTAGAAATAATAATTTATATGAGCTTAGCAACGAACTTAGGATAACTGTAGTTCAGTCTTATTAATGTGAAGCATGTCACGTGTGAGTTAATCGTTAGTGAGACTCATGGTGTGAAGTGTGATTTGAGTCTCATTAAGGCGTCTGATTTGATTTATGTATTTGTGATCGGTATCAATTTAAAGGTTTGGCAATAGTGACAAGAAGACTAAAGAAGTATTATTCAGGCAAATAGGCATGAGTAGTTGAGTGACGTATCATGAGATGATTTCCTGAACTTAACTTGGGTCGTGCTAAAATAATAAATTGTGAGTTTTAGTATAAACTTATGTAGTTAATGGAAAACAATAAAAATTAATTCCATTAAAATAATTGCATATACCATTCGTTTTTTCTCTTAAACTGGAGAAGTGTGATGGCACCAGAGTCTGATTCAATAATGAAGCACAAATCGCAACCTGTAGATCAGGTGCGCTCGATTAACTTATCGATGAAAATAACCCTGAGCTTTCTGACAATCGGTTTGCTTTTCATCGCCACTATGCTGTTTAGCTACGGAAGCAGCAAACAGGTTATCTCCGGTCTGGGGTTAATCAATAATGAATCCTCGCCTGTGGTAAAACAATCCTCTCAGGTAGATGGCTTAGTTCAGGCAATAGAGCCATTAACACTGTTGCTGACCACTTCCCAGACGACGGCAGAGTATGAGATGGAAGTGAATAAGTTAAGTGAAAATAGTCAGAAACTATCTTCTGCATTTCAGGGCCTGAGATCGATTCAGCTTACCGGCGAGCTGGCTAATGTTGTTAGTAGCATTACGGACGACCTGGACAGTCGTATGAACGAACTGCGTGGGCACACTGACCGTTTAGTCAGCCAGCAGGGCGAAATCGTAAAGCTGACCGAACATTCAAAGCAGGTCATTGAGACTCTGGTTAAGCTTCAGCAGGCTATTGCTCCTTTACTGGAAAGCACTTTGCTGGAACAGGATGATGATTCAGTCATTTCCACCATTAATGAAACCCATGCCTCTATTACATCAGGTCTGCTGGTTATTGAGCGCATTGCTTATGCGTCATCCCTTGATGATATGGACAACCTTCAGGATCAGTTTTTTGCCTGGCAGAATACCCACTCAAATCTGTTACCAACTCTAATTTTTGCATCTGATGACAGTGGTTATCAGCAGTTTGTAAAAGAGCTGTCGCGCATTACACTTTCTCTTCTTGATGCTATTGAGGGGGAACAGGGGCTTCTCGCTGTCCAGCACAGGCGGCTTGAGCTTATTGAGCAGCAGGATCAGATATTTGAACAACTAAAAAGCAGCTTAAATGGTGTAAGTCAGTTAACCGGTAAGCTGCTTGAGGAATCATTTGCTCAGAACAATCAGTTATCGACAGAGATTAACTCTCGCGCTGAGCAGCAGAACCAGACGGCGATCTATGTCGGACTGGCCATTATTATCGGTATTGCAGCCATTTCGGTCTGGATCTCACGATTTATGAGAAGGTCCATCAAAGGTTTAACTGTTGAACTGGATGCTTTGTCACGCGGGGAACTAAGAAACATCGCTCCGGCCCGGTCCAGTGATGAGTTTGGCAGGCTGAATAATTATCTGATTCAGGTGGTTGAGAGTCTTAAGCAGACGGTTATCGATATTGAAAACTCAGCCAAATTGGTGGAAAACTCTGTGGGACTGGTTGCGGGCAGCTCAACAGATACACGTGAAATTGTTCAGCAGCAGAAGAGTGAGCTGGATGCAATTGCCGCCGCTCTTGTGGAGATGAGCTCCACCGCAAGTGATGTTGCTCAGCACACGGAAAATACCCATGAACGCATTGTCAAAGCCGGAGATCTTTCAACTAAAGGCCGCAAACAGGTTCAAGATAGTCGTGAGAGTGTTGAAACTATGGTTCAGCAGACTGCTCAGACTATCTCTGTAATCAATAATCTTGATGAAGGCGTTAAAAGCATTGAGACCATCATAGATACCATTACAGGTATTGCTGATCAGACAAATCTGCTTGCGCTAAATGCTGCCATTGAAGCTGCCAGAGCCGGTGAACATGGACGTGGCTTTGCTGTTGTTGCTGATGAAGTGCGTGAGCTTGCTAACAGAACACAAAAATCAACGCTGGAGATCCAGGAAAAAATCTCTTCAATGGTTTCTGATTCACAGAAAGCGGTCGAGGTTATAGTGCAAAGTGAAGACCTGGCGAATGGCAGTCTGGAGCAGGCAAAACTGGCAGATGAAACCATAGTCAGCGTTGAGGTGATTATGGGTGAAATTCAGGACTTAAGTCACCTGATTTCTACTGCGGCTGAAGAGCAGGCGGTGACACTGCGTGAACTTGATAAGAATATTAATCAGGTTACAGAGCTTGCAGATCAGACTAATATTAAAGCAGAAACAGCAGAAAGTGAGGCAGTGTCTCAGGTTCAGGTAGTACAGGAACTGGAAAGTAAAGTAGCCAAATTTACTTTTGAGCGCTGATCCGGTTGCTGTGGGTGATGTTTGTTACAGGGGAGAGCGGGATGTCTGGTCCGAAAATTTCGGTGCTTAGTGCTCTGTGTATTGGCCTGTTGGCTCATAAAGCCAGCTATGCTGAAGAAATTACTATTGCTACGGGGCATTTACCGCCCCTCTATTGTGAGATAGCCCCGGACAATGGTCGCGTTCTGAATATTGTCAGAGCCGCATTTGATGCGGTGGGAATCCAAGTTAACTACGATTTTATGCCATGGCCACGGGTGAATTATCACGCCAAAAGCGGTAAGAAAGATGCATCCTGCTGCTGGTTTAATCAGGAAGAGCGGGCAGAGCATGCGCTGTACAGTGAAGGTGTTTATGCCTATAACTACTCTTTTTACTATCTGAAAAAAACAGATTTTGACTGGGATAGCATTGAAGATCTGAAAGGGTTTCAGTTAGGGGGAACGGAAGGCTATAGCTATACTCCCGAGTTTACGGCAGCAGAAAAGGCGGGAGTGATTAATGTAAAGCGAACTTCAAGCGATCTGAAAAATTTCAGAATGCTTCTGGCCGGAAGGATTGATGCTTTTCCTGTGAATGTGGATTACGCCAACTATGTGTTGAAGACGGAAATGTCTCCCGAAGATGTGCACCGGTTTACCCATCACCCTAATCCACTGCGAGTGGATTATGTCCACCTTGTCTTTCCAAAGCAGAATGAAAAAAGTGCCCGGTTGCAGGAAGCGTTTGATCAGGGGATGCAGATTATTCACGCCAATGGAGTATATAAAGCTATTGTTGCCAGGCAGTAACAACAGGGCTCCTTCGTTGAAGAAGCCCGATAGCAATTACAGTACTGTAATGACATCTTCTGCGGCAAGGCGAGCTTTTGGCAGGCCGTGGTTATAATCATCGCCGTCTTTGTGGTAACCCATTGCAAGCGCAACATCACAGACGAAACCGTCCAGTTCATCTTCAAAGATTTCACCGATCAGTGCAGGGTCAACCCCTTCCATTGTTGTTGAGTCGATGCCCATACGAGCCAGCACGTGCAGTGTATTACCCAGAGCCAGGTAAGTTTGTGCACGCGTCCAGTGGCCGTTATAACCCTTTTCATCCGTGTTCGCTTCAGCGAAAGTAAAGCCGCCGTTCAGCATTTGATCAAACATTTCAGCAGGAAGGTGACCAGAAGTCACTTCAGCATCAACCACTTTTTTGTACTGCTCTTTGGTAAAGCGAGGGTTGTATGCAAAAAGAATCGTGTGTGATGCCTTTTTCGCATGGTGCTGGTTAAACTGATGTTTGTTCGCGAACGTATTGTGGAAGCGCTCTTTCGCTTCATCACTTTCAATCACGATAAACTTCCATGGCTGTGAGTTAATAGAAGAAGCAGACAGGCGAATCGCTTCTTTGATCACTTCCATATCTTCTGCCGAGATTTTTTTAGTTTCGTCGTACGCTTTAGCGGTATAACGGTTGTTCAGGTCTTTGATGATTTGATGTGACACGTTACTCTCCACACTTCTGTTATTCAAATGGCCGGGCCTATGCCCTTAATACAGCGCTATTATGCTGACAGAGTGTGGGGAGTTCGATGAATGGAATTTCCAAAGATTATGGGTAATTTCGTCCCTAATCGGCCTGAAAAGGACAGAGCCCCGTTTTCACGGGGATAATGAGCGGGGCATGAAGAAGAGATCAGGCGACCGCTTCTTCCAGCTCAACTTCTGTAACTGCTGCTTTCATTTCATCCTGATAGGTTTCCAGCATAAGTTGTAGCTTTGTTCCCAACTGCTCGGCAGAATGATTGCGGATCGTAGTGCAGTAGGAGGCTGCATTGTCACAGATAACGCACTTGCGAGGCTCCATCTCACACGCCTGGCGGGAGATCATTTTGCCTTCGTCTGTCATGACATCAACGTTCATCAATGCGCCCAGCATATGGTGTTTTTCCAGCTTGATCATTGCACGTTTCAGCTCAGATGAAGAGGCTCCAACCACCACTAACAGCAGTTCATCCCCCGTCTTCTGGTTAAGCTCTACGCTTTTAACAACACGGCATTGAAGTTTATTCAGCTCTTCCTGAACAGCATTAAGTGAAATCTGAAATAACTTTTTCGCAGCGGTGGTATGCACCATATGTTGTGGAACATAGTTATTTAGCGTAATCAGTGGCAAAGAGTACTGAGATACCAGTCGCTGCTGTCGCTGCGCTCTCACCTGTGCGCTTTCGTGTTTATCATAGAGTGTTACAAAATCCTGCATTATCGCCTCCTTTTACGACGTTGGCGATATTTTAGCCACAGAGGGAGGCTCGTAATGGGGAGTAGAGGGCACTTTTGGGTGGTGTAAGTACTTTTAATGGTGTTTATGAACTTATTTATTTTTTACGGGGACAGGCGCCTTATTTTATATTGGGACAGGCACCCCATGAAATAGAAGATGCCAGGTATAGGGAAGAGGTATAGAGAGGTATAGGGACAGGCACCTTATGAAATAAAAAGTGGTGTTGCAGGATTGTGTAGTTTGCCTCGTAAGGCATTAACGCTAATGAACTTTCTTTGTTCTGGTTAGTTATTATTGATGAGGTTTCCTTTTAGGAGAATCTCATGACAACAGCCAGAAGCCGTCAGGTAAATCCAGAGGTCACACCTTATTACCATGTAGTATCCCGGTGCGTACGTAAAACATTTTTGTGCGGATTTGATGAAGTATCACAGCGGTGTTACGAGCATCGCAGGGAGTGGATAGAAGGCCGTATCAAAGAACTTTCCAGAGTGTATTGTGTCGATATCTGCGCATATGCGGTGATGAGCAACCACTACCACCTGGTGGTGCATTTAAATCGGAGTAAAGCTCAAAAGCTGACGGTTCAGGAGGTGATAGATCGTTGGTCCACATTGCATCATCAACCAAATTTAATTCAGAAAATGTTAGGTAAGGATCTTGATTCGGAAGCTGAATATTTAAAAGCCCAGGAAATTGTAGAAATCTGGCGTGAGAGGTTATCTAATCTGAGCTGGTTTATGAAAGAGCTAAACCTGGACATTGCCCAAAAAGCCAATAGCGAAGATAAATGTAAAGGTCATTTTTGGGAGAGCAGATTTAAGAGTCAGGCATTGATGGATGAGCAGGCATTGCTGTCTGCAATGGCTTATGTTGACTTAAATCCGGTAAGAGCAGGGGTTGCGAAAACACCGGAAGAGTCAGAACACACTTCAATAAAAGAGCGAATAGACTGCTTGTCACATTTTCAGGCTACACCTGCCTGTTTGTATCCATTTACTGGCACTCGAAGCAGTAACAAAGATGATGGTATACCGTTTTCCTTATTTGACTATATAGAATTGGTCGACTGGACTGGTCGGCAATTGCGCGAAGATAAAATGAGTATTGACGGTCAGTTACCTTCTATTATGGACAGACTCCGCACTGAATCCAGTGCTTGGTTACAAGTATGTACCCGACTTGAAAGTAAGCGAGCTGTATTGGTTGGTCAAAAACATAATATTGAAAGGGCAGTGCCTAAACTTAATCGAAGCAGGGTAGTGGGCTATTCCTTAAGCTAGCTAACCGGCGCATTTCCTCCCAACAAAACCTACAAACTCTGAGGAGTTTGATTTTGGCATGTTTGTATGTGCTAAAGCAGTCAGTTTATCTTTTTGAAATTACATTTCTTCACATGTCTTTTGTTGATATAAGCACATTTCATCAGAATTAGAGTTGGTAATATCGAGCTTACCCCTGGTTCAATCATAAGACATTCTCATAGGGTGCCTGTCCCTACAAAAATAAGGCGCCTGTCCTTAGAAGAGAGAAAATCAAGCGCATCCCCAATTAAATTTATAAACACCATATAAGTTGTTTAGTGGTTTGAATTGAATGATAAACCTCACGAAGTCGGTATGGCGGGCTTAGATAGAATCTCCGGACACTTTTTACCAACAGGTTCGGAAAAATCATGAGTGAAGGTCCGATTATTATGGAAGGCGTAACCCTAATGCTGCTTGGCATGGGATTCGTTTTCTGCTTCTTAGCATTATTGGTAGGTGCGACGCGTCTGCTATCCGCGGTTGCTTTAAAAGTTCAGCCACCGGCTCCGCCAGTTGCAGCGCCAAAGGTTAGCCCTGCTGCTGCCTCTTCAGACGACGATAACGTCGTAGCCGCGATTTCTGCAGCGCTTCATCACCACAAGAAAAAACTCAGCCAACAGGCATAAATTACAGGGGATTTGTAATGTCCAAAACAACTAAGCCACTAGGTATCACGGATGTGGTACTTCGAGACGCA
This genomic stretch from Vibrio sp. JC009 harbors:
- the citC gene encoding [citrate (pro-3S)-lyase] ligase is translated as MLDSYHFEKVINGSSKKMDRVRAFLDKMDLGVDVDVEFFVVAYHEYSIVGCGGLAGNTIKSVAVDDSHQGNGLSTKLLTELVTQAYDMGRYNLFIYTKPENYQMFHNAGFYLLTSVKDRVILLENSKNRLQRYCNKLATLRQQGDKIGSIVMNANPFTLGHRYLVERASKESDWVHLFVVKEDSSFFNYEDRLNMIRAGVEEFGNVIVHPGSDYMISRATFPSYFLKDEGIINFAHTAIDLQLFRSYLAPALGITHRFVGTEPICKVTNFYNQQMHQWLATPTLESDPISLIEIPRCEEAELPISASLVRNLLFQNRWDDIKKIVPVTTFDYLRELFSEETSAYQAKREQAKLNPSVQLSLEA
- a CDS encoding cation:proton antiporter, coding for MHLDNSVLILMFVILSLLLGALVKSLPRLLISPYSVVLLLAGLCIGLYSRSAHMQQNLPELNLALTGLAQVDPHLILLLFLPTLIFESAFAMETHLFKRMFSQILILAVPGLIIATSLTAALAYYFFPWEWSWTVCFLFGALISATDPVAVVALLKEVSSRKRLETLIEGESLLNDGTAIVLFTLFYGLLTAQGESGISMLNISGNFLSVVIFGMLTGLLTGLIVLWWVGNLFNKPVIEITLTISAAYIAYFIAENMFHVSGVVAVVTLGLLLASIGRTRISPEVSGFLHRFWEMMAHVANTLIFILVGIIIASRIRLDVMEWWITLAGLYVAIQLIRATSVVIFMPLLKRIGIGINKQKAIVLVWGGLRGAVALALALIIAQDKVIPKEVADQILFLTAGIVVLTIVINSSTMTMVLRYLGLDKLPPAKQASLDKAQFTLKQRLLTELPEIQKNEFLQRANWRELTKPLNDVKAPDEKSSSQKCSESDLRIAFHRRLLESERQFYWTQFKQGVLNGMTTRQLINAVEVALDDNPQISPRQTLFRSWNTPGYMRWFNQFSLMNRVIIHFSFEKLALNYDTARGFLMAQKEMEKFIPSLAPTPKDADDTLKDIDLNKRFTRRYIQELRENFPDLSFSLETHSAQCLMLNLERVYLHKLVEEGVLDKSESEHLTMEIETRLAHLKPKPHNVSVKEISEQLASMPWAKGIHKRTLISLGKIAKRQIYNEGELIFRQNKAASSVAVIMHGKVDILSTTNEEVLSCGQLLGLYAFLAGNYKCSAKALSVVEVIWLDIEKLRKIVAKDNYLGEVFAQKIEHETHK
- a CDS encoding sugar ABC transporter substrate-binding protein, which codes for MNLKRLLPCIAVLTSLPGFTVNSMELNIATVNNGHMIEMQKLSSEYEKLYPDVKLKWHVFKEGSLRMRVIADIAAETGNYDVVTIGMYETPIWAQRNWLTPLEPSAKYDLDDLLPAVRDGLSLNDNLYAAPFYGESSITMYRKDLLEKHGLAMSERPTWEQVRDIAAKIHDPENGVYGICLRGKPGWGDNMALVTTMVNGFGGQWFDMDWNPQINSRQWQDAVSFYIDLLRDYGPENSVKNSFNEILSLSREGKCGIWVDASIAASFISDKSKSDIADEWHFAQAPYQVTKKGANWLWAWALAIPKGSKKLQAAQDFISWATSKEYIELVAKHNGWSNVPTGTRQSTYENQEFLKVAGKFANSELHALSSADPIENTFYESPYQGIQYVSIPEFISIGGITAQKVAEALDGKIGYKQALDAAQKIAERKMHRGGYFEEASEN
- a CDS encoding methyl-accepting chemotaxis protein, which produces MAPESDSIMKHKSQPVDQVRSINLSMKITLSFLTIGLLFIATMLFSYGSSKQVISGLGLINNESSPVVKQSSQVDGLVQAIEPLTLLLTTSQTTAEYEMEVNKLSENSQKLSSAFQGLRSIQLTGELANVVSSITDDLDSRMNELRGHTDRLVSQQGEIVKLTEHSKQVIETLVKLQQAIAPLLESTLLEQDDDSVISTINETHASITSGLLVIERIAYASSLDDMDNLQDQFFAWQNTHSNLLPTLIFASDDSGYQQFVKELSRITLSLLDAIEGEQGLLAVQHRRLELIEQQDQIFEQLKSSLNGVSQLTGKLLEESFAQNNQLSTEINSRAEQQNQTAIYVGLAIIIGIAAISVWISRFMRRSIKGLTVELDALSRGELRNIAPARSSDEFGRLNNYLIQVVESLKQTVIDIENSAKLVENSVGLVAGSSTDTREIVQQQKSELDAIAAALVEMSSTASDVAQHTENTHERIVKAGDLSTKGRKQVQDSRESVETMVQQTAQTISVINNLDEGVKSIETIIDTITGIADQTNLLALNAAIEAARAGEHGRGFAVVADEVRELANRTQKSTLEIQEKISSMVSDSQKAVEVIVQSEDLANGSLEQAKLADETIVSVEVIMGEIQDLSHLISTAAEEQAVTLRELDKNINQVTELADQTNIKAETAESEAVSQVQVVQELESKVAKFTFER
- a CDS encoding transporter substrate-binding domain-containing protein → MSGPKISVLSALCIGLLAHKASYAEEITIATGHLPPLYCEIAPDNGRVLNIVRAAFDAVGIQVNYDFMPWPRVNYHAKSGKKDASCCWFNQEERAEHALYSEGVYAYNYSFYYLKKTDFDWDSIEDLKGFQLGGTEGYSYTPEFTAAEKAGVINVKRTSSDLKNFRMLLAGRIDAFPVNVDYANYVLKTEMSPEDVHRFTHHPNPLRVDYVHLVFPKQNEKSARLQEAFDQGMQIIHANGVYKAIVARQ